ttggggtccccctaAAGCTCCGGGCGCCGCTCGATCTTCAGCAGCTCCACCTCGAAAATCAGCACAGCCCCCCCTGGGGGGggtcagcaccccaaaatcccctccccaaaaaccccaaacccgCCCCAGAACCGCCAAAAAAATCTCCCCGAATTTaccccaaaattacccaaaatCCGCCCCCAAAATCGCCTCGGAgaccccaaaattaccccaaaaatcctcctggAATTACCCAAAATctctccccaaaaatcccccaaaaatctcttcctgaacccccccaaaattaccccaaaaatcctcccaggATTACCTAAAATctctccccaaaaatccccccaaaatcctcatgGAATTACCCAaaatttctccccaaaaatctcttcctgaaccccccaaaatctcccagaattcccccaaaaatcctcccgGATTTACCCAAAATCCTCTCCAAATCCCCCTAAAAATCATCCCAGAATTACCCAAAATCTctccccaaaaatctcctcctgaaccccccaaaacctcccaaaattaccccaaaattaTCCGAAAAATCCTCCTGGAATTACCCAAAATCTCTccacaaaaattccccaaaaatctcctcctgaaccccccaaaacctccccaaaaatcctcccaaatccccccaaaaatcctccccaaatcccccccaaattctccccaaaaaccctcccaaaaatcccccaaaatccccaaattccctcccgAATTTCCCAcctttcaccccaaaatccccggGGGGGGGTCAGGGCTcacctgggattttggggggggcCCCTCGGTCCCCATAACCTGGGGGGGGATGGgcaggggtcactggggtcatTTGGGGCTCCCCTCCCCCAATTTTGGGCTCTCTTGTCGGggtttcctcccctccccccccaaattttggggtttccccccaaattttccatttcctcccgaaatttccccccattttttttttattttttcccaccatttttgatttttcctccccatttttgggatttccccccaaaattcgGGATTTCCCCTGAAACTTGCTGGTTTTCCTCtaaattttgggatttcccccaaatttgggattcCCCCCATTTCTGGGTTCCCCCTCCCCCacttttgggggtttttttccccatttttgggatttcccccCAGGTTTGTGTCCCCCCGTTTTGGGGCcgttttggggcagttttggggcagttttggggcagtttttggggccttttttggggcagttttggggcagttttggggccatttttgggccatttttggggcagtttttggggcagtttttggggtctcacccagctctggggggaTCACGAGTTTCCTCTTCTCCCCCTCGCACATCctggggggaggggcggggtcAGGGCAGCCAAAATCCAGGgaatcctccccaaaatcctggagccccaaaatccGAGGAATTCCCCCCTCCCCCATTGTGAGGGTCTCAGTGaccccccagtgctcccagttcagcGTCAGTGGTggtcaggggtcactcaggggtcaggGGTCACCCAGGGGTCATTCAGGGTCACCCAGGGGTCACTCAGAGGTCAGGGGTCGCCCAGGGGTCATTCAGGGTCATCCAGGGGTCAttcagggtcactcaggggtcaggGGTCACCCAGGGGTTAttcagggtcactcaggggtcattcagggtcactcaggggtcactcaggggtcaccCAGAGGTCAgaggtcactcaggggtcagaagtcactcaggggtcactcaggggtcactcaggggtcactcaccccagcagcccctggtcCCAGCCCTTGATGACCTGTCcagtcccagtttggggtgtcagtgctggtcaggggtcactcaggggtcaccCAGAGGTCAgaggtcactcaggggtcactcaggggtcaggggtcactcaccccagcagcccctggtcCCAGCCCTTGATGACCTGCCCAGTTCCCAGTGAGAACACGAACGGCTGCTCCCGGCTCAGGCTGCTGTCGAAGGGGGTCCCGTCCTCCAGCGTGCCCTGCGCCAGTACGGACCAGTTaaaaccagtatggaccagtacaaaccagtatggaccggtacggaccagtatagaccagtacggaccagtacggACCGGTAcagaccagtacggaccagtataaaccagtatggaccagcACAAACCAGTACGGACCGGTACGGACCAGTAAaaaccagtacggaccagtatggaccagtataaaccagtatggaccagcACAAACCAGTACGGACCGGTACggaccagtacaaaccagtacgGACCGGTACGGACCAGTAAaaaccagtacggaccagtatggaccagtataaaccagcaCGACCGGTATAAACtagtatggaccagtataaaccagtatggaccagtataaaccagtatgggCCAGTATAAACCACTAtgaaccagtataaaccagtacagaCCGGTATGAACCTGTCTGGACCACTGCATGtgcccagtccatcccagttcccccagtacCTCGTAGTGCAGGGTCAGCACGTCCCCACAGTTaatcccagtccatcccagtttaCCCAGTTTGTACCTCGTAGTGCAGGGTCAGCACGTCCCCCCAGTTaatcccagtccatcccagtccctcccagtccatcccagtttacccagtccatcccagtacCTCGTAGTGCAGGGTCAGCATGTCCCCCCgccggctccgctccccgcagcgctcccagttcatcccagtttaCCCAGTTAATCCCAGTACCTCGTAGTGCAGGGTCAGCACGTCCCCCCgccggctccgctccccgcagcgctcccagttcatcccagttaATCCCAGTTTACCCAGTTTGTACCTCGTAGTGCAGGGTGAGCACGTCCCCCCgccggctccgctccccgcagcgctcccagttcatcccagtttaCCCAGTTTACCCAGTTTGTACCTCGTAGTGCAGGGTGAGCACGTCCCCCCgccggctccgctccccgcagcgctcccagttcatcccagtttaCCCAGTTTGTACCTCGTAGTGCAGGGTGAGCACGTCCCCCCgccggctccgctccccgcagcg
This sequence is a window from Oenanthe melanoleuca isolate GR-GAL-2019-014 chromosome 25, OMel1.0, whole genome shotgun sequence. Protein-coding genes within it:
- the FKBP2 gene encoding peptidyl-prolyl cis-trans isomerase FKBP2, whose amino-acid sequence is MAAEWLLLALALALPPERPLAAEPRKVQIGVRRRPERCGERSRRGDVLTLHYEGTLEDGTPFDSSLSREQPFVFSLGTGQVIKGWDQGLLGMCEGEKRKLVIPPELGYGDRGAPPKIPGGAVLIFEVELLKIERRPEL